Part of the Deinococcus sp. QL22 genome is shown below.
GCTTGCAACGCTCCAAACCGGTTACCCCTCCCGGAATGCATGACCACCACAGCTGGGCCACAGGCGCGTTCGCGGAACGGGCGTTCCTGCACGCACGAGTTGAGCAGGGCCGCCTGTCGTTTCAGCCTGCGTGCGGCCCAGTCACCGCCTGAAGGTGACTGGGTCAGCGATTTACAGAGCCTCTGAATTTTGAAACTGTCTCACAGTTCACCTGAGACGGTGGTTTAGCCCTTGACGGTGGTTTTAGCGATTGAGGAACGCCCCAGTTGGCTGAATCCACTCAGGCAGCCGCTACAGGAGTCACCACCACTGGACGTTGCAGCCGCACCCGGTTCAGCAGCAGGGCGTTGACCGTCACAATCACCGTGCTGGCACTCATCAACAAGGCCGCCCATTCGGGGCGCAGGAGAATCCCGTAGCTGGGGTAGAGCACTCCTGCAGCAAAGGGGATGGCCAAGACGTTATAGGCCGCGGCCCAGAACAGATTTTGTTTGATCTTGCTCCGCACGCGGCGGGCCAGGTCGATGCTGCTGGCCACGTCGGCTGGATTGTTGCGCACCAAGATCACGTCCGCGGTCTCGACAGCCACATCGGTTCCGGCGCCAATGGCCACCCCGACATCCGCTTGTGCCAAGGCTGGGGCGTCGTTGACCCCGTCTCCGACCATCGCCACATTCCGGCCCTGTGCTTGCAGGCTGATGATCTGCGCAGCCTTGTCTTCAGGCAACACGTCTGCAATCACCACATCGATCCCCAGCTCCCGCGCGACCGCTTCCGCCGTCCGGCGGTTGTCCCCGGTCAGCATCACGGTCTGTACGCCCGCTGCATGGAGCAGCTGAACGGCTTGCCGGGCCGTCTCGCGCACGGTATCCGCCACTGCGACCACACCTAAGAGCTGGCCCTGTGTCGCCACGTACATGGCCGTTTTTCCATCTGAGGAGAGCGCGTCTGCCCGCTCGGCCAGCGTTCCCACCTCCAACCCCTCCCGTTCCATCAGTTTGCGGTTGCCTAGCCACACCTGCTGACCGTCTACCGTGGCCACCACGCCGTAACCTGGGATGGAATCAAAGCTTTCCGGTGGCCGCACTTCCAGGCCTCTTTGCTTCGCGCCGGCGACGATGGCTTCGGCCAACGGATGCTGAGACGGCTGGTCAGCGCCCGCTGCCAACCGGAGCAAGTCGAGTTCATTGACGCCCTCCGCCGGGATCAGGTCGGTCAACGCGGGTTTGCCGGCGGTCAGCGTGCCCGTCTTATCAAACACGACGGTATTGACGCTGGCCATTGCTTCCAACGCCGAGGCATTCTTGAACAGCACGCCTTCCCGGGCGCCTTTTCCGACGCCCACCGTGATCGCTGTGGGCGTGGCCAACGCCAGCGCGTCCGGGCAGGCAATGACGATGGCCGACACCGCGGCTGTGAGCGCGAACACGACACTTTCGCCCAGCAGCATCCAGACCAGGAAGGCCAGCAGGCCGGAGCCCAAGGCCACGAAGACGAGGTACTTCCCGGCCGTGTCTGCTAGGCGCTGGGCCGGCGCTTTGCTGGCCTGGGCATTCTGAACGAGCTGCACAATCTGCGAGAGGGCCGTGTCACTCCCGACCGCGGTCGCCCGGAACGTGAACGCGCCGTTTTGATTCACAGTGCCGCCCGTGACCTTTACCCCCGTATTCTTGACGACTGGGATTGGTTCTCCGGTGATCATGCTCTCGTCGACGTAACTCTCGCCCCGGATCACTTCTCCATCAACCGGCACGCGGTCGCCGGGACGAACGGCCAGTTCATCCCCGACCAGCACTTGATCCAGAGGAACTTCTGTTTCTTGCCCGGCACGCAGGACACGAGCAGTGGGTGGGGTGAGCTTCAGCAGTGCTTCCACGGCCCGTCCGGTCGCAAACCGGGAGCGCATCTCCAGCCAGTGCCCCAGCAGGGAGAGCGAGGTCAGCATCGCGGCGGCTTCGAAGAAGACTTCTCCTCCGCCCAAGAAGAGCGTGACCACCACCGAGAACAACCAGGACACCAGGATGCCCGTGGCGATCAGGGTCATCATGTTGGCCTCAGCGCGTTTTAGGGCCCGCCACGCCGCCGAAACAAACGGCCAGCCACCCCACCACACGACGGGGGTGGCCAGAATCAGCCCGAACCAAGCCATCGATAGGCCGAAGGGGGGCATGGCTGTGAACCCGAAAATCTCTCCGATAGGGGAGAACAAGACCACTGGGACGGTCAGCACCAGACTGAGGACGAAGCGGCGCAGCAGATCGGTGGCCATCTCAGCGCCGTGCCCGGCGTGTTCGTCATGGTTCATGGGTGTGG
Proteins encoded:
- a CDS encoding copper-translocating P-type ATPase; translated protein: MRDHSIEHHPSPSSTPPTRVLEVAFKNCYDASEFADLERHLAQLEGVESVHLDRTRGVAHLSYLLGSVTERVLRNRLQAAGYACACTDRAPSAAQPGHPQLGHTSHAVEHSMPSPAAASSHVHHPSGAEEPGADHAAMGHSGHAATPMNHDEHAGHGAEMATDLLRRFVLSLVLTVPVVLFSPIGEIFGFTAMPPFGLSMAWFGLILATPVVWWGGWPFVSAAWRALKRAEANMMTLIATGILVSWLFSVVVTLFLGGGEVFFEAAAMLTSLSLLGHWLEMRSRFATGRAVEALLKLTPPTARVLRAGQETEVPLDQVLVGDELAVRPGDRVPVDGEVIRGESYVDESMITGEPIPVVKNTGVKVTGGTVNQNGAFTFRATAVGSDTALSQIVQLVQNAQASKAPAQRLADTAGKYLVFVALGSGLLAFLVWMLLGESVVFALTAAVSAIVIACPDALALATPTAITVGVGKGAREGVLFKNASALEAMASVNTVVFDKTGTLTAGKPALTDLIPAEGVNELDLLRLAAGADQPSQHPLAEAIVAGAKQRGLEVRPPESFDSIPGYGVVATVDGQQVWLGNRKLMEREGLEVGTLAERADALSSDGKTAMYVATQGQLLGVVAVADTVRETARQAVQLLHAAGVQTVMLTGDNRRTAEAVARELGIDVVIADVLPEDKAAQIISLQAQGRNVAMVGDGVNDAPALAQADVGVAIGAGTDVAVETADVILVRNNPADVASSIDLARRVRSKIKQNLFWAAAYNVLAIPFAAGVLYPSYGILLRPEWAALLMSASTVIVTVNALLLNRVRLQRPVVVTPVAAA